In Macaca fascicularis isolate 582-1 chromosome 15, T2T-MFA8v1.1, one genomic interval encodes:
- the TOR2A gene encoding prosalusin isoform X2: MDKMPPGLMEVLRPFLGSSWVVYGTNYRKAIFIFISNTGGEQINQVALEAWRSRRDREEILLQELEPVISRAVLDNPHHGFSHSGIMEERLLDAVVPFLPLQRHHVRHCVLNELAQLGLEPRDEVVQAVLDSTTFFPEDEQLFSSNGCKTVASRISFFL, translated from the exons ATGGACAAGATGCCCCCAGGCCTGATGGAAGTCCTGCGGCCTTTCCTGGGCTCCTCCTGGGTTGTATATGGGACCAACTATCGCAAAGCCATCTTCATCTTCATCAG CAACACGGGTGGCGAGCAGATCAACCAGGTGGCACTGGAGGCGTGGCGCAGCCGCCGGGACCGCGAGGAGATCCTCCTGCAGGAGCTGGAGCCAGTCATCTCCCGCGCCGTGCTGGATAACCCACACC ATGGCTTCTCACACTCGGGCATCATGGAAGAGCGCCTCCTAGACGCAGTGGTGCCCTTCCTCCCACTGCAGCGGCACCATGTCCGGCACTGCGTGCTCAACGAGCTGGCCCAGCTGGGCCTGGAGCCGAGGGATGAGGTTGTCCAGGCTGTGCTGGACAGCACCACCTTCTTCCCTGAGGACGAGCAGCTCTTCTCCTCCAATGGCTGCAAGACCGTGGCCTCTCGAATCTCCTTCTTTCTCTGA